A single Plasmodium sp. gorilla clade G2 genome assembly, chromosome: 7 DNA region contains:
- a CDS encoding cysteine repeat modular protein 2 yields the protein MMNSEFFFFFFVLLNCLLNIQRYVSNATSNIIKEKNTSFVKKISDDPYIKKDVNIQLKNAKYNHINKKINKAKKNVKKKRDISFVSLNLNKILEFQDKNPIKLISNIYAKDKTKFLSTCYENNKLNDINNCNRFTISKQVCDTPIGFNIKDNFLVKETGGLSSTCLVDNKPEYWKIYNNHIIVESGEYFDLKIKNETFLLQTSIIITQDICMNKTKIESSYFIYQNKYSRIGNPILYKGEVIGMEIKNIKVKDDVEGLFNVCACYLDNEHHTYNKCSETNKHYIQISSIRIIKKIVHNINILTGKKLHINLKNYITPYPIKSAFIIKKVEYYSCNNINNKSFNDIQEHFYNNEKKLKFYNIFLYETNLQEFKEDIIFENPGMYLLCYTSNDNQTEYSSELSTILVKGYDISKMNYLYLDIYENKLNLRNSVVLHRYNLNEKLEEIFFKKKETIHCSGEDIIYSNNITETKSYKSDDNNGDVIIDTIYIYNINLNTYDQILEICSKKYNEYNLIGYATIKPYILHNYKDINHLRHFNIPPDHVRTYVIDKESNFLTFFPQLLNIFNQNDINDMYMSFSCYSSKNEIIVTYSFDKNMTPTVFKYLKIPDASSSILYITNKTLYLYVLKKKSQLLFLYDITPEKVKKKKKMITNKKINDDYLEILLFYYLDYYDFTKCEQCLSPILMEPIYDEKQNLKHIFLITSHPLTKLLIVGLDFKVIYNHDNNAVKNVITTIRGSNFTSDVLKYSSFLITGISCGILKNESLDCFLIDQLNNTIIAIEYLQKQKMIIFIDSFQGENKNELNYESINVNDFVFSQSNSYLHTPRNAIAYSFGESYVIFVNEDESNELNLLFYDKNKADNNLSYITKINNTYINDGAIENIYKFYDHKDLINRNVLLIMKYYEGDVYFMYIPLRSIANKLELAYDYPQVIQDDGNTYTIKIKSEEIKKMNTLVNFQIEVHNVNKSKYVTIDKYDGTIEIKLSEFVGDSVNLTAKLHGFFLELNVNITFTVICSNGMKALNGICIPCPLGSYNNINEYIKNNNIDECTLCHNNSTTKNEGSTSISECSCLPGYELNNDDLCVPCKRGTWKTKLSNSPCIFHCYPNSYSLVEGSRSEEESKCKCKKGFYFVSKDSINFCDNCNIGYFCPGGYKIGEKKCPKNTTNTTQHNFSISSCKCDVGFEPFDSSNVNAYNFKNDPIFNDYKDFLDDVDSSQLCVPCKEGFYKNTVSDEKCKRCSDNVYTDGLQSTSISNCKKCEKGYYLQSEDSCVLCPDNHYCPGAYVNDPKYAIYENQKIPCGDKSLTIPPNNLNVSHLNCLCKKGFEFIKTDDNEFDCLEVPKNYYKSQLRNTEKEPCPENSVTLYTQTKSKMKCLCMPGYYWDLNEFKCIKCPKGYYCPGGYLKNCFNNENLQFCKPQKKKCPLKNSTTQTKESFSQSSCLCDKGYTINKEELRECIPCPINTYKDVISNEECTKCLIPYTTDGQIGSTKEEDCTCSGGFFFLNHCLPCSDKNTYCKGGKMIVNNKNKTIHYGPSKCPPNTTVSFETERPYNKSFCVCQKGFKHVYTTSDFTKICAPCERGFFKTIIGDFSCESKCKPNSTSFVGTVHETHCFCLENYYFKNGICLTCPDGAYCEGGFQKETLLYMKKNENYLDPSKIKHIMPVPKENYALYKLKTNIYNTDWFIVECPIKEACLYNEKCHESMTNFLCGECKKGYTNNFSKLNLCIKCSGHIMNILHMIFVSIFILLFTVIMAYLNVFTGANRKSVHSIVIKIAVNYFSCMKIFYVMGISELYFPVTFSSHVNYILKNIKRLLKAKKNYGLYCILTNYFDLSHADAYFYGMVYHAFRPVFLAIILTLLMFIVVEIYKHKVRNETKIKLNITDKIKELGKDKLHEEIMNELPSERALVLFRYIPIPGDSRFKRIKNFLEDMIPMYVTLLFFIHTKTTYYMLTLLDCKALYYNDKFVEQYMSYVPSIKCDLSKSYSKFFILGLTGLIVWGIGIPLMSYLVLYKNRKQLHSENILFKYGFLNNGFNFQFWYWESIVFLRKILVLLISTVPIFKNARIFGTTMWLFTIISSIFLTLQIILQPFDSRNYHILNKLETYSMVAWTMTLIIFVFLTISNTNVTINFYVLLFLLFFNFVFIAKILISLCYSYIENLRHMKKVIKLPFLRIFFEKMSKIAEEKDYKDPVVSLNTHDNSIQFTRKYKKKYFSCSFKNNMLTTEEKNYFLDVISKFIYFGVLNLNFSVFHSYFMEFMLRLSIIDNEMLFRKGGNGILKLIAKDPNNIDEWIKIKEREINKKTFFERHKKILNLFSKSLFVIQNNIKTIVYKGDKHTIISDYEVLINVLKYDEDFITDFKFLYDDNAVKSGLILSDLHLSFTKIKMKDKELIKQLFSLFIAKKNIVQFERDIQLKNKIEQLTSLYKILIKSSEKKKLTFRKNVEDAVKGDPFDYKVLENELKSVNDRINNLIENYQKLKDVDYFEGMGNIDGEKMDLNNDSEFFNNKLLELSFKELKDDITENEQNEDINKKDEEKIDDETKNDDQIK from the exons atgatgaactcggaattttttttctttttttttgttctgcTTAATTgcttattaaatatacaa cGTTATGTATCTAATGCAACATCTAATATtatcaaagaaaaaaatacctCCTTTGTAAAGAAAA TATCTGATGATCCTTATATTAAGAAAGATGTAAATATACAGTTGAAAAATGCGAAATACAATCACATTAACAAAAAGATAAACAAAGCaaagaaaaatgtaaaaaaaaaaagagacaTTAGTTTTGTTTCTCTCAACTTAAACAAAATTTTAGAATTTCAAGATAAAAATCCAATAAAACTTATAAGCAATATCTATGCAAAGGATAAAAcgaaat TTCTATCCACCTGCTATGAAAATAACAAGCTAAACGATATTAATAATTGTAACAGATTTACTATTTCAAAACAAGTTTGTGATACACCTATTGGTTTTAATATTAAGGATAATTTTTTGGTTAAAGAAACTGGTGGCCTATCTTCCACATGTCTCGTGGACAATAAACCTGAATATTggaaaatat ATAACAATCATATAATTGTTGAATCAGGGGAATATTTTGatctaaaaataaagaatgaaacatttttattacaaaCATCTATAATAATAACGCAAGACATATGTATGAACAAAACGAAAATAGAAAGCTcctattttatatatcaaaataaatatagtaGAATTGGTAACCCCATATTATATAAGGGAGAAGTAATAGGTAtggaaattaaaaatattaaagtaAAAGATGATGTTGAAGGTTTATTTAATGTATGCGCTTGTTATTTAGACAATGAACATCATACTTATAACAAATGTTCAGAAACAAATAAAcattatatacaaatttcAAGTATTCGTATTATCAAAAAGATTGTTCATAACATAAATATCTTAACAGGAAAGAAATTACATATCAATctcaaaaattatataactcCATATCCTATAAAAAGtgcttttattattaaaaaggtTGAATATTACagttgtaataatattaataataagtcttttaatgatatacaagaacatttttataataatgaaaaaaaactCAAATTTTATAACATCTTTTTGTATGAAACAAATTTACAAGAATTTAAAGAAGATATCATTTTTGAAAATCCAGGAATGTATTTGTTATGTTATACATCTAATGATAATCAAACTGAATACTCATCTGAACTTTCTACTATTCTTGTTAAAg GTTATGACATAAgtaaaatgaattatttatatttagatatatacgaaaataaattaaatttaagaAATTCTGTAGTATTACATAGATACAATCTAAATGAAAAACTggaagaaattttttttaaaaaaaaagaaacaattCATTGTTCAGGTGAAgatataatttattcaaataatattacagAAACAAAGAGTTATAaaagtgatgataataatggtgATGTTATTATtgatactatatatatatataatataaatttaaatacatATGATCAAATATTAGAAATTTGttctaaaaaatataatgaatataatttaattggATATGCTACAATTAAaccatatattttacataattataaagatattAATCATTTAAGACATTTTAATATTCCACCTGATCATGTAAGAACATATGTAATAGATAAAGAATCGAATTTCTTAACATTTTTCCCACaactattaaatatatttaatcaaaatgatataaatgatatgtaCATGTCTTTCTCATGTTATTCAtctaaaaatgaaataatagtAACATACAgttttgataaaaatatgacaCCAACAgtctttaaatatttaaaaataccTGATGCTTCTAGTTCTATCTTGTATATTACTAACAAAAcactatatttatatgttttaaaaaaaaaatctcaactattatttttgtatgaTATAACACcagaaaaagtaaaaaaaaaaaaaaaaatgattactaataaaaagataaatgatgattatttagaaattttattattttattatttagattattatgattttaCAAAATGTGAACAATGTCTATCTCCTATTTTAATGGAACctatatatgatgaaaaacaaaatttaaaacatattttcTTAATAACATCACACCCACTCACCAAATTATTAATAGTAGGATTAGACTTTAAAGTTATTTACAATCATGATAATAATGCtgtaaaaaatgtaattacAACAATTAGGGGATCCAACTTTACTTCGGATGTTTTAAAATACTCATCTTTTCTTATAACTGGTATTTCTTGTggaattttaaaaaatgaatcatTAGATTGTTTTTTAATTGATCAATTAAATAATACCATTATAGCAATTGAGTATCttcaaaaacaaaaaatgataatttttatagACAGCTTTCAAggtgaaaataaaaatgaattaaattatGAAAGCATTAATGTTAACGACTTTGTATTTAGTCAATCAAATAGTTATTTACACACACCTCGAAATGCTATAGCTTATTCTTTTGGAGAATCCTATGTTATATTTGTAAACGAG gATGAATCGAACGAATTAAATCTATTATTTTATGACAAAAATAAAGCAGATAACAACCTTTCTTACATAaccaaaataaataatacatacataaatgaTGGTGCAATcgaaaatatatacaagtTTTATGATCATAAAGACTTAATTAATAGAAACGTGCttttaataatgaaatattatgaaggagatgtatattttatgtatattccTTTAAGAAGTATTGCTAATAAACTTGAATTAGCATATGATTACCCACAAGTAATACAGGATGATGGAAATACATatactataaaaataaaatcagaagaaataaaaaaaatgaatacacTTGTTAATTTTCAAATTGAAGTTCATAATGttaataaatcaaaatatgtTACAATAGATAAATATGATGGAACCATTGAAATTAAATTGTCAGAATTTGTTGGAGATTCTGTAAATTTAACTGCTAAACTTCATGGATTTTTTTTAGaattaaatgtaaatataacatttacAGTTATTTGCTCAAACGGAATGAAAGCATTAAATGGGATATGTATCCCATGTCCATTAggttcatataataatattaatgaatatataaaaaataataatatagatgaaTGTACATTGTGTCATAATAATTCTACTACTAAAAATGAAGGATCCACTTCAATATCTGAATGTTCATGTTTACCTGGATACGAATTAAACAATGATGATTTATGTGTTCCATGTAAAAGAGGAACATGGAAAACTAAACTTTCAAATAGTCCCTGTATCTTTCATTGTTATCCTAACTCTTATAGTTTAGTTGAAGGTAGTCGTAGTGAAGAAGAAAGTAAatgtaaatgtaaaaaaggtttttattttgtttcaaAAGATTCCATCAATTTTTGTGATAATTGTAATATAGGTTATTTCTGCCCTGGTGGATATAAAATAGGGGAAAAAAAATGTCCAAAAAATACCACCAATACTACACAACATAACTTTTCAATTTCAAGTTGTAAATGTGATGTAGGTTTTGAGCCTTTTGATTCTTCAAACGTAAATGCTtacaattttaaaaatgatccTATTTTTAATGATTACAAAGATTTCTTAGACGATGTAGATAGTTCTCAATTATGTGTTCCATGTAAAGAaggattttataaaaatacgGTTTCAGACGAAAAATGTAAAAGATGTTCAGACAATGTATATACTGATGGTTTACAATCCACCTCTATATCAAATTGTAAAAAATGTGAAAAAGGTTATTATTTACAGTCTGAAGATTCATGTGTACTATGTCCAGATAATCATTATTGTCCTGGAGCATATGTTAATGATCCAAAATATGCGATTTatgaaaatcaaaaaatCCCTTGTGGTGACAAAAGTTTAACAATTCCaccaaataatttaaatgtgTCACATTTAAATTGCTTGTGTAAAAAAGGATTTGAGTTTATAAAAACTGATGATAATGAATTTGATTGTTTAGAAGTAcctaaaaattattataagtcCCAATTAAGAAATACAGAAAAGGAACCATGTCCAGAAAACAGTGTTACTCTCTATACACAAACTAAAAGCAAAATGAAATGTTTATGTATGCCAGGATACTATTGGGatttaaatgaatttaaatgtattaaatGTCCTAAAGGATATTATTGTCCTGGTGGATACTTAAAAAATTgttttaataatgaaaatttgCAATTTTGTAAacctcaaaaaaaaaaatgtcctTTAAAAAATTCAACTACACAAACTAAGGAATCTTTTAGTCAATCTAGTTGCCTATGTGATAAAGGATATACCATAAACAAAGAAGAATTAAGAGAATGTATTCCATGTCcaattaatacatataaagatGTTATATCAAACGAAGAATGTACCAAGTGCTTAATTCCATATACGACAGATGGACAAATAGGAAGTACTAAAGAAGAAGATTGCACATGTTCAGGgggatttttttttcttaatcaTTGTTTACCATGTAgtgataaaaatacatattgtAAAGGAGGGAAAATGATTgtaaacaataaaaataaaactattCATTATGGTCCATCCAAATGCCCACCAAATACAACTGTATCATTTGAAACAGAACGACCTTATAATAAAAGTTTTTGTGTTTGTCAAAAAGGATTTAAACATGTTTATACTACAAGTGATTTTACAAAAATTTGTGCACCATGTGAACGTGGTTTTTTCAAAACAATTATTGGTGATTTTTCCTGTGAATCTAAATGTAAGCCAAATTCAACTAGTTTTGTTGGCACAGTACATGAAACACACTGTTTTTGCttagaaaattattattttaaaaatggtATTTGTTTAACTTGTCCTGATGGTGCTTACTGTGAAGGAGGATTCCAAAAGGaaactttattatatatgaaaaaaaatgaaaattatttgGATCCATCAAAAATTAAACACATAATGCCTGTTCCTAAAGAAAATTATGCactttataaattaaaaacaaatatatacaatactGATTGGTTTATTGTGGAATGTCCAATTAAGGAAGcttgtttatataatgaaaaatgtCATGAATCTATGACTAATTTTTTATGTGGAGAATGTAAAAAAggatatacaaataatttttctaaattaaatttatgtataaaatgCAGTGGacatataatgaatattttacatatgaTTTTTGTtagtatttttatattgctATTTACTGTTATCATGGCatatttaaatgtttttACAGGGGCTAATAGGAAATCTGTTCATTCGATTGTCATTAAAATTGCTGTTAACTATTTCTCTTgtatgaaaattttttatgttatggGTATAAGtgaattatattttcctGTTACTTTTTCATCACATGTCAATTACatacttaaaaatattaaaagattattgaaagcaaaaaaaaattatggtttatattgtatattaacaaattattttgatttatcACACGCAGATGCTTATTTCTATGGAATGGTTTATCATGCCTTCAGACCCGTGTTTTTGGCAATTATATTAACACTTTTAATGTTTATCGTagtagaaatatataagcaTAAAGTTAGAaatgaaacaaaaataaaattaaatataacagataaaattaaagaattaGGAAAAGATAAATTACACGAAGAAATAATGAATGAATTGCCTTCCGAGAGAGCCCTTGTTCTATTTAGATATATTCCTATACCAGGGGATTCACgatttaaaagaataaaaaattttcttgAGGATATGATTCCTATGTAtgttacattattattttttattcatacaaAAACTACCTATTATATGTTAACCTTATTAGATTGTAAagcattatattataatgataaatttGTAGAGCAATATATGAGTTATGTACCAAGCATAAAATGTGATTTGTCCAAAAGTTattcaaaattttttatattaggTCTTACAGGATTAATAGTTTGGGGGATTGGCATTCCACTAATGTCTTATCTAGTGTTATACAAAAATAGGAAACAATTACATTCTGAAAATATACTATTTAAATATggatttttaaataatggtTTTAATTTTCAATTTTGGTATTGGGAATCAATTGTCTTTTTAAGGAAAATTTTAGTGTTATTAATATCAACCGTTcctatatttaaaaatgctAGAATATTTGGCACCACAATGTGGTTATTTACGATAATTTCTTccatttttttaacattacAAATAATACTTCAACCTTTTGATTCCAGAAATTaccatattttaaataaattagaaaCTTATAGTATGGTTGCTTGGACAATGACtctaataatatttgtatttttaaccATATCTAATACTAATGTAACcataaatttttatgttttattatttttattattttttaattttgtatttatagctaaaattttaatatctcTTTGTTACtcatatatagaaaatttaaGACATATGAAAAAAGTGATTAAATTGCCATTTCTCAGAATTTTTTTCGAGAAAATGTCAAAAATAGCTGAAGAAAAGGATTATAAGGATCCAGTTGTTTCGTTAAATACACATGATAATTCCATTCAATTcacaagaaaatataaaaaaaaatatttttcttgttcatttaaaaataatatgttaacaacagaagaaaaaaattattttcttgacgttatatcaaaatttatatattttggtgTACtgaatttaaatttttcagtttttcattcatatttcATGGAGTTTATGTTACGATTATCAATAATTGATAATGAAATGCTTTTTAGAAAGGGTGGAAATGGAATTTTAAAATTGATAGCAAAAGATCCAAATAACATAGATGAATGGATAAAAATTAAGGAACgagaaattaataaaaaaactttttttgaaaggcataaaaaaatattaaatttattttcaaaaagtttatttgttattcaaaataacataaaaaccATTGTATATAAAGGGGATAAACATACTATAATTTCTGATTATGAAGTATTGAttaatgttttaaaatatgacGAGGATTTTATAACTGATTTCAAGTTTctatatgatgataatgcaGTTAAATCAGGATTAATACTCTCTGATTTACATTTATCCTTCactaaaattaaaatgaaagataaagaattaattaaacagttattttcattatttattgcAAAAAAGAATATTGTACAATTTGAAAGAGATATTCaacttaaaaataaaatagagcAACTTACGTCGTTATATAAGATCCTTATAAAATCAAGTGAAAAGAAGAAACTTACATTTAGAAAAAATGTTGAAGACGCAGTTAAAGGAGATCCATTTGATTATAAAGTATTGGAAAATGAATTAAAGTCAGTAAATGAtagaattaataatttaattgaaAACTATCAGAAGTTAAAAGATGTTGATTATTTTGAAGGTATGGGTAATATTGATGGAGAGAAGATGGATTTAAATAACGATTCAGagttttttaataataaattattagaaCTAAGTTTTAAAGAATTAAAGGATGATATTACagaaaatgaacaaaatgaagatattaataaaaaggatGAAGAAAAGATAGATGatgaaacaaaaaatgatgatcaaataaaatag